The Lycium barbarum isolate Lr01 chromosome 10, ASM1917538v2, whole genome shotgun sequence genome includes a region encoding these proteins:
- the LOC132612788 gene encoding uncharacterized protein LOC132612788, translating to MEKNLQKYFPSEAILSLFYNAATTYKQAEFRTYMSQIQQIDPKAAEYIEEKPPERWARLFHTNRHYNMLTINNVETMNSLLRKARELPIMACIDYIQNKLQNWFYQRKLDATGPSHDLTYWAEKILLEKISRSFTMKVENITPVKFVVKDERYQYNVDLKNMTCECLEFQTDELACTHAMTIIDKRSLPKSTYCADWFKKQACQETYKGEILSVGNQDSWIIPQNIMDIKITPPDVKIRPGRKQTKRYRPRRELIKYTYRCGRCKFFGHTRENCNHSPALNPYSRRYRKRKLSS from the exons ATGGAGAAGAACTTGCAGAAATATTTTCCATCCGAAGCGATCCTATCACTGTTCTACAATGCAGCAACTACCTACAAACAGGCAGAGTTTCGTACCTATATGTCACAGATACAACAAATCGACCCAAAAGCTGCAGAATACATAGAAGAAAAACCACCGGAAAGATGGGCACGTTTATTCCACACCAACAGGCATTACAACATGCTCACAATAAACAATGTCGAGACAATGAATTCTCTATTGAGGAAAGCAAGGGAGTTGccaataatggcatgtattgattACATCCAGAACAAGTTGCAAAATTGGTTTTACCAGAGAAAATTGGACGCAACAGGACCGTCCCATGACCTGACATATTGGGCTGAAAAGATTCTGCTTGAAAAGATAAGTAGAAgcttcacaatgaaa GTAGAAAACATAACTCCCGTCAAATTTGTTGTGAAAGATGAAAGATATCAATACAATGTAGACCTGAAGAATATGACTTGTGAGTGCTTGGAGTTCCAAACTGACGAGTTAGCGTGCACACATGCCATGACAATTATAGACAAAAGAAGTTTGCCAAAATCTACATACTGTGCGGACTGGTTCAAGAAACAAGCCTGCCAAGAGACATACAAAGGTGAAATACTATCAGTTGGAAATCAAGACTCATGGATTATTCCACAAAACATTATGGATATTAAAATAACGCCGCCTGATGTTAAAATAAGACctggaagaaaacaaacaaaaagatatCGCCCAAGAAGAGAATTGATAAAGTACACATACAGATGTGGTAGATGTAAATTCTTTGGACACACTAGGGAAAACTGTAACCACAGTCCAGCTCTCAATCCATATTCAAGAAGATACAGGAAGAGGAAATTGTCATCCTAA